The Triticum aestivum cultivar Chinese Spring chromosome 3A, IWGSC CS RefSeq v2.1, whole genome shotgun sequence genome includes a region encoding these proteins:
- the LOC123061830 gene encoding LEAF RUST 10 DISEASE-RESISTANCEUS RECEPTOR-LIKE PROTEIN KINASE-like 1.2 isoform X2 yields MAHLPPHSLVLLFLAVHVFLASHGSPLPPSSTYDDSICSESFRCGSVDITYPFYLSNATEATPDYTPYSCGYTDLKIFCQGEGKTAIATLQLGRDKLHNYTVQNIFYENHAIILRDTEAFISGGKCPTVTHNVTFDREWLNYTESLEELTFFFGCHSTESDQPAPDPPLDKFQIDCKGFSPPPGSGDGFSFVFSSEEGNVSREHELAEYCRQKVIAPVLQKDAVRSGLLVLPWEYGVVLGQGFELEWKQSKDRQCELCEKSYGRCAYSEKKEFLSCLCSGGICKSNPNPPSSGSNKKKNVTIAGVVVGVGGALLVAAVMVFLFIRKRRQRKVVNSSSKLLKYRYSGSGGTPTRSRGGDMESGSSQDMGNRFSYEELEEATDSFNENRELGDGGFGTVYKGYLGDGRVVAVKRLYNNSYRRVEQFVNEAAILARLRHPNLVMFYGCTSKESRELLLVYEFVQNGTVADHLHGPRAAERALPWPLRLSIAVESAAALTYLHAIEPPIVHRDVKTNNILLDTDFHVKVADFGLSRLFPLDATHVSTAPQGTPGYVDPEYHQCYQLTDKSDVYSFGVVLVELISSKPAVDITRQRNEINLAGMAISKIQKCRLEELVDVELGYESDPAARKMMTMVAELAFRCLQQNGEMRPPIREVLDVLRAIQDDCLGHKDGGGKGKKDFAEPFSPNTVHAPWDSRNTTPNTSQ; encoded by the exons atgGCTCACCTACCACCACactcgctcgtcctcctcttcctcgccgtCCATGTCTTCCTCGCCTCCCATGGCTCCCCTCTTCCGCCGTCTAGCACCTACGATGATTCCATTTGCTCGGAGTCGTTCAGGTGTGGCAGCGTTGACATCACATATCCATTCTATCTGTCAAACGCCACTGAAGCAACCCCTGATTACACACCCTACTCATGCGGCTACACCGATTTGAAGATCTTCTGCCAAGGCGAGGGGAAGACCGCGATCGCAACCCTTCAACTCGGCCGAGACAAGTTACACAACTACACCGTCCAGAACATCTTCTACGAAAATCACGCCATCATTCTGAGGGACACTGAAGCCTTTATTAGCGGCGGCAAGTGTCCCACGGTCACCCACAACGTGACATTCGACAGGGAGTGGCTAAACTACACCGAGTCCTTGGAGGAGCTCACCTTCTTCTTCGGCTGCCACTCCACGGAGAGCGATCAGCCGGCTCCTGATCCTCCGCTAGACAAGTTCCAGATCGACTGCAAAGGGTTCAGTCCGCCTCCAGGCAGTGGAGACGGTTTTTCCTTCGTCTTCAGCTCTGAGGAAGGCAACGTTTCTCGGGAGCACGAACTGGCTGAGTACTGTAGGCAGAAGGTCATCGCGCCGGTACTCCAGAAAGATGCTGTGAGAAGTGGTCTGCTCGTGTTGCCGTGGGAATATGGCGTCGTGCTTGGACAGGGCTTCGAGTTGGAATGGAAGCAGAGCAAGGATCGGCAATGCGAGCTGTGCGAGAAATCTTATGGACGCTGCGCCTACAGCGAGAAGAAGGAATTCCTTTCTTGCTTGTGCTCCGGCGGGATCTGCAAGAGCAATCCAAACCCTCCATCATCAG GTTCGAACAAGAAAAAGAATGTCACTATAGCAG GTGTGGTGGTCGGTGTCGGAGGTGCATTGCTTGTTGCTGCTGTCATGGTCTTTCTGTTCATTCGCAAGAGAAGGCAGAGGAAGGTGGTGAACTCGTCTTCGAAGCTCCTCAAGTACAGGTACAGCGGCTCGGGCGGGACCCCGACGCGCTCCAGGGGCGGCGACATGGAGTCCGGCAGCTCCCAGGACATGGGCAACCGGTTCAGCTACGAGGAGCTCGAGGAGGCCACCGATTCCTTCAACGAGAACAgagagctcggcgacggcggcttCGGCACCGTCTACAAAG GTTACCTTGGGGACGGGCGGGTGGTGGCGGTGAAGCGGCTGTACAACAACAGCTACCGGCGCGTGGAGCAGTTCGTGAACGAGGCGGCGATCCTGGCCCGGCTGCGGCACCCGAACCTGGTCATGTTCTACGGGTGCACCTCCAAGGAGAGCCGCGAGCTGCTCCTGGTCTACGAGTTCGTCCAGAACGGCACGGTGGCCGACCACCTGCACGGGCCCCGCGCGGCGGAGCGCGCCCTGCCGTGGCCGCTCCGGCTCAGCATCGCCGTGGAGTCCGCGGCGGCGCTGACCTACCTCCACGCCATCGAGCCGCCCATCGTGCACCGCGACGTCAAGACCAACAACATCCTCCTCGACACCGACTTCCACGTCAAGGTCGCCGACTTCGGCCTCTCCCGCCTCTTCCCGCTCGACGCCACCCACGTCTCCACCGCCCCCCAGGGCACCCCAGG GTACGTGGACCCGGAGTACCACCAGTGCTACCAGCTGACGGACAAgagcgacgtgtacagcttcggcgtgGTGCTGGTGGAGCTCATCTCGTCCAAGCCCGCCGTGGACATCACCCGGCAGAGGAACGAGATCAACCTGGCCGGCATGGCCATCAGCAAGATCCAGaagtgccggctggaggagctggtggACGTGGAGCTCGGCTACGAGTCGGACCCGGCGGCGAGGAAGATGATGACCATGGTGGCGGAGCTGGCGTTCCGGTGCCTGCAGCAGAACGGCGAGATGCGCCCGCCGATCAGGGAGGTGCTGGACGTGCTCAGGGCCATCCAGGATGACTGCCTGGGTCACAAAGACGGTGGAGGCAAAGGCAAGAAGGACTTCGCCGAGCCCTTCTCTCCCAACACGGTGCACGCTCCCTGGGACAGCAGGAACACCACCCCTAACACCAGCCAGTAG
- the LOC123061830 gene encoding uncharacterized protein isoform X4 produces the protein MAHLPPHSLVLLFLAVHVFLASHGSPLPPSSTYDDSICSESFRCGSVDITYPFYLSNATEATPDYTPYSCGYTDLKIFCQGEGKTAIATLQLGRDKLHNYTVQNIFYENHAIILRDTEAFISGGKCPTVTHNVTFDREWLNYTESLEELTFFFGCHSTESDQPAPDPPLDKFQIDCKGFSPPPGSGDGFSFVFSSEEGNVSREHELAEYCRQKVIAPVLQKDAVRSGLLVLPWEYGVVLGQGFELEWKQSKDRQCELCEKSYGRCAYSEKKEFLSCLCSGGICKSNPNPPSSGSNKKKNVTIAVVNMIFIKKIRCGGRCRRCIACCCCHGLSVHSQEKAEEGGELVFEAPQVQVQRLGRDPDALQGRRHGVRQLPGHGQPVQLRGARGGHRFLQREQRARRRRLRHRLQRLPWGRAGGGGEAAVQQQLPARGAVRERGGDPGPAAAPEPGHVLRVHLQGEPRAAPGLRVRPERHGGRPPARAPRGGARPAVAAPAQHRRGVRGGADLPPRHRAAHRAPRRQDQQHPPRHRLPRQGRRLRPLPPLPARRHPRLHRPPGHPRVRGPGVPPVLPADGQERRVQLRRGAGGAHLVQARRGHHPAEERDQPGRHGHQQDPEVPAGGAGGRGARLRVGPGGEEDDDHGGGAGVPVPAAERRDAPADQGGAGRAQGHPG, from the exons atgGCTCACCTACCACCACactcgctcgtcctcctcttcctcgccgtCCATGTCTTCCTCGCCTCCCATGGCTCCCCTCTTCCGCCGTCTAGCACCTACGATGATTCCATTTGCTCGGAGTCGTTCAGGTGTGGCAGCGTTGACATCACATATCCATTCTATCTGTCAAACGCCACTGAAGCAACCCCTGATTACACACCCTACTCATGCGGCTACACCGATTTGAAGATCTTCTGCCAAGGCGAGGGGAAGACCGCGATCGCAACCCTTCAACTCGGCCGAGACAAGTTACACAACTACACCGTCCAGAACATCTTCTACGAAAATCACGCCATCATTCTGAGGGACACTGAAGCCTTTATTAGCGGCGGCAAGTGTCCCACGGTCACCCACAACGTGACATTCGACAGGGAGTGGCTAAACTACACCGAGTCCTTGGAGGAGCTCACCTTCTTCTTCGGCTGCCACTCCACGGAGAGCGATCAGCCGGCTCCTGATCCTCCGCTAGACAAGTTCCAGATCGACTGCAAAGGGTTCAGTCCGCCTCCAGGCAGTGGAGACGGTTTTTCCTTCGTCTTCAGCTCTGAGGAAGGCAACGTTTCTCGGGAGCACGAACTGGCTGAGTACTGTAGGCAGAAGGTCATCGCGCCGGTACTCCAGAAAGATGCTGTGAGAAGTGGTCTGCTCGTGTTGCCGTGGGAATATGGCGTCGTGCTTGGACAGGGCTTCGAGTTGGAATGGAAGCAGAGCAAGGATCGGCAATGCGAGCTGTGCGAGAAATCTTATGGACGCTGCGCCTACAGCGAGAAGAAGGAATTCCTTTCTTGCTTGTGCTCCGGCGGGATCTGCAAGAGCAATCCAAACCCTCCATCATCAG GTTCGAACAAGAAAAAGAATGTCACTATAGCAG TGGTTAATATGATCTTCATAAAAAAAATCAGGTGTGGTGGTCGGTGTCGGAGGTGCATTGCTTGTTGCTGCTGTCATGGTCTTTCTGTTCATTCGCAAGAGAAGGCAGAGGAAGGTGGTGAACTCGTCTTCGAAGCTCCTCAAGTACAGGTACAGCGGCTCGGGCGGGACCCCGACGCGCTCCAGGGGCGGCGACATGGAGTCCGGCAGCTCCCAGGACATGGGCAACCGGTTCAGCTACGAGGAGCTCGAGGAGGCCACCGATTCCTTCAACGAGAACAgagagctcggcgacggcggcttCGGCACCGTCTACAAAG GTTACCTTGGGGACGGGCGGGTGGTGGCGGTGAAGCGGCTGTACAACAACAGCTACCGGCGCGTGGAGCAGTTCGTGAACGAGGCGGCGATCCTGGCCCGGCTGCGGCACCCGAACCTGGTCATGTTCTACGGGTGCACCTCCAAGGAGAGCCGCGAGCTGCTCCTGGTCTACGAGTTCGTCCAGAACGGCACGGTGGCCGACCACCTGCACGGGCCCCGCGCGGCGGAGCGCGCCCTGCCGTGGCCGCTCCGGCTCAGCATCGCCGTGGAGTCCGCGGCGGCGCTGACCTACCTCCACGCCATCGAGCCGCCCATCGTGCACCGCGACGTCAAGACCAACAACATCCTCCTCGACACCGACTTCCACGTCAAGGTCGCCGACTTCGGCCTCTCCCGCCTCTTCCCGCTCGACGCCACCCACGTCTCCACCGCCCCCCAGGGCACCCCAGG GTACGTGGACCCGGAGTACCACCAGTGCTACCAGCTGACGGACAAgagcgacgtgtacagcttcggcgtgGTGCTGGTGGAGCTCATCTCGTCCAAGCCCGCCGTGGACATCACCCGGCAGAGGAACGAGATCAACCTGGCCGGCATGGCCATCAGCAAGATCCAGaagtgccggctggaggagctggtggACGTGGAGCTCGGCTACGAGTCGGACCCGGCGGCGAGGAAGATGATGACCATGGTGGCGGAGCTGGCGTTCCGGTGCCTGCAGCAGAACGGCGAGATGCGCCCGCCGATCAGGGAGGTGCTGGACGTGCTCAGGGCCATCCAGGATGA
- the LOC123061830 gene encoding uncharacterized protein isoform X3, whose product MSPLHRHRLGRVIVVLLVVLLAAASHGGPADRPTCQLEPLTCGDLTVRYPFRLYNGTEDAVPAYGGPQSSSYCGYPGLGIVCDDDKPTLLLGGHDYTVSGINYTSLTVSLADADALDDGTSCPMVDHNVTVPKQFHLPTSTVAYLFFFLNCTFPPEADFPPNPKPLRKPPSIKPVTCGSSGEEPATMSFVLPEREIPPKDWWQACRSVYAAPVLKDALPADAKDPGWREDGYAKALRGGFQVGWDRSSGPCDPCEQSGGKCGYNRTAGFLGCFCANGALVVGSAAGCSKISDTTAPLPGSNKKKNVTIAVVNMIFIKKIRCGGRCRRCIACCCCHGLSVHSQEKAEEGGELVFEAPQVQVQRLGRDPDALQGRRHGVRQLPGHGQPVQLRGARGGHRFLQREQRARRRRLRHRLQRLPWGRAGGGGEAAVQQQLPARGAVRERGGDPGPAAAPEPGHVLRVHLQGEPRAAPGLRVRPERHGGRPPARAPRGGARPAVAAPAQHRRGVRGGADLPPRHRAAHRAPRRQDQQHPPRHRLPRQGRRLRPLPPLPARRHPRLHRPPGHPRVRGPGVPPVLPADGQERRVQLRRGAGGAHLVQARRGHHPAEERDQPGRHGHQQDPEVPAGGAGGRGARLRVGPGGEEDDDHGGGAGVPVPAAERRDAPADQGGAGRAQGHPG is encoded by the exons ATGTCTCccctccaccgccaccgcctcggccgtgtcatcgtcgtcctgctcgtcgtcctcctcgccgccgcttCCCATGGCGGTCCAGCCGACCGCCCGACGTGCCAGCTCGAGCCTCTCACCTGCGGCGATCTCACTGTCCGCTACCCGTTCCGTCTCTACAACGGGACGGAGGACGCAGTGCCGGCGTACGGCGGGCCGCAGTCGTCGTCGTACTGCGGCTACCCCGGCCTGGGCATCGTCTGTGACGACGACAAGCCCACCCTCCTCCTCGGGGGCCACGACTACACGGTGTCGGGCATCAACTACACCAGCCTCACCGTCTCCctcgccgacgccgacgccctcGACGATGGCACCAGCTGTCCCATGGTCGATCACAACGTGACCGTCCCGAAGCAGTTCCATCTGCCCACCTCCACCGTCgcctacctcttcttcttcctcaactgcACCTTCCCGCCGGAAGCCGATTTCCCTCCCAATCCCAAGCCATTGCGCAAGCCGCCGAGCATCAAGCCGGTCACCTGCGGGAGCTCCGGAGAAGAGCCTGCCACCATGTCCTTCGTGCTGCCGGAGCGCGAGATCCCTCCCAAGGACTGGTGGCAGGCGTGCCGGTCAGTCTACGCAGCGCCCGTGCTCAAGGACGCCCTCCCGGCCGACGCAAAGGACCCCGGGTGGAGGGAGGACGGGTACGCGAAGGCTCTCCGCGGCGGGTTCCAGGTGGGCTGGGACCGGAGCTCCGGCCCGTGCGACCCGTGCGAGCAATCCGGCGGCAAGTGCGGGTACAACCGCACCGCGGGCTTCCTGGGCTGCTTCTGCGCCAACGGCGCCCTGGTAGTTGGCAGCGCCGCCGGCTGCAGCAAGATATCTGACACCACCGCGCCATTGCCCG GTTCGAACAAGAAAAAGAATGTCACTATAGCAG TGGTTAATATGATCTTCATAAAAAAAATCAGGTGTGGTGGTCGGTGTCGGAGGTGCATTGCTTGTTGCTGCTGTCATGGTCTTTCTGTTCATTCGCAAGAGAAGGCAGAGGAAGGTGGTGAACTCGTCTTCGAAGCTCCTCAAGTACAGGTACAGCGGCTCGGGCGGGACCCCGACGCGCTCCAGGGGCGGCGACATGGAGTCCGGCAGCTCCCAGGACATGGGCAACCGGTTCAGCTACGAGGAGCTCGAGGAGGCCACCGATTCCTTCAACGAGAACAgagagctcggcgacggcggcttCGGCACCGTCTACAAAG GTTACCTTGGGGACGGGCGGGTGGTGGCGGTGAAGCGGCTGTACAACAACAGCTACCGGCGCGTGGAGCAGTTCGTGAACGAGGCGGCGATCCTGGCCCGGCTGCGGCACCCGAACCTGGTCATGTTCTACGGGTGCACCTCCAAGGAGAGCCGCGAGCTGCTCCTGGTCTACGAGTTCGTCCAGAACGGCACGGTGGCCGACCACCTGCACGGGCCCCGCGCGGCGGAGCGCGCCCTGCCGTGGCCGCTCCGGCTCAGCATCGCCGTGGAGTCCGCGGCGGCGCTGACCTACCTCCACGCCATCGAGCCGCCCATCGTGCACCGCGACGTCAAGACCAACAACATCCTCCTCGACACCGACTTCCACGTCAAGGTCGCCGACTTCGGCCTCTCCCGCCTCTTCCCGCTCGACGCCACCCACGTCTCCACCGCCCCCCAGGGCACCCCAGG GTACGTGGACCCGGAGTACCACCAGTGCTACCAGCTGACGGACAAgagcgacgtgtacagcttcggcgtgGTGCTGGTGGAGCTCATCTCGTCCAAGCCCGCCGTGGACATCACCCGGCAGAGGAACGAGATCAACCTGGCCGGCATGGCCATCAGCAAGATCCAGaagtgccggctggaggagctggtggACGTGGAGCTCGGCTACGAGTCGGACCCGGCGGCGAGGAAGATGATGACCATGGTGGCGGAGCTGGCGTTCCGGTGCCTGCAGCAGAACGGCGAGATGCGCCCGCCGATCAGGGAGGTGCTGGACGTGCTCAGGGCCATCCAGGATGA
- the LOC123061830 gene encoding LEAF RUST 10 DISEASE-RESISTANCEUS RECEPTOR-LIKE PROTEIN KINASE-like 1.2 isoform X5: MPALLLLLLAVLLLFAAANGYPPTCGNATCGGLTIAYPFWLNSSSASNCGYRGLGLACEGNTTLILPAQSHHRYRVSGIDYDTHSVFLVDDVEAEALNTASCPHLHFNFTIDAGSALQLTQSDSNITFFYNCKRNASWPSAVELTGCPDYNGSSYAFAGDGYTDEASEYGCEAAVVAPVLDAHKKAMMEAPPAARYVEVLKGGFELNYSPHSEQCGACERSGGWCGYRHNQTHGGVGFACFCDGGPTADQCGSNKKKNVTIAGVVVGVGGALLVAAVMVFLFIRKRRQRKVVNSSSKLLKYRYSGSGGTPTRSRGGDMESGSSQDMGNRFSYEELEEATDSFNENRELGDGGFGTVYKGYLGDGRVVAVKRLYNNSYRRVEQFVNEAAILARLRHPNLVMFYGCTSKESRELLLVYEFVQNGTVADHLHGPRAAERALPWPLRLSIAVESAAALTYLHAIEPPIVHRDVKTNNILLDTDFHVKVADFGLSRLFPLDATHVSTAPQGTPGYVDPEYHQCYQLTDKSDVYSFGVVLVELISSKPAVDITRQRNEINLAGMAISKIQKCRLEELVDVELGYESDPAARKMMTMVAELAFRCLQQNGEMRPPIREVLDVLRAIQDDCLGHKDGGGKGKKDFAEPFSPNTVHAPWDSRNTTPNTSQ, translated from the exons ATGcctgccctcctcctcctcctcctcgccgtcctGCTCCTCTTCGCCGCGGCCAACGGGTACCCACCCACCTGCGGCAACGCCACCTGCGGCGGCCTGACCATCGCCTACCCGTTCTGGCTGAACTCCTCCTCGGCCTCCAACTGCGGCTACCGCGGCCTCGGCCTTGCCTGCGAGGGCAACACCACGCTGATCCTCCCCGCCCAGTCCCACCACCGGTACAGAGTCTCGGGCATCGACTACGACACGCACTCCGTCTTCCTCGTCGACGACGTCGAGGCCGAAGCCCTCAACACGGCCAGCTGCCCGCACCTCCACTTCAACTTCACCATCGACGCCGGCTCGGCGCTGCAGCTCACGCAGTCGGACTCCAACATCACCTTCTTCTACAACTGCAAGAGGAACGCCTCATGGCCCTCTGCCGTGGAACTGACCGGCTGTCCCGACTACAACGGGAGTTCGTACGCGTTCGCGGGCGATGGCTACACGGACGAAGCGAGCGAGTACGGGtgcgaggcggcggtggtggcgccgGTGCTGGACGCTCATAAGAAGGCCATGATGGAGGCGCCTCCTGCGGCAAGATACGTCGAGGTGCTCAAGGGCGGGTTCGAGCTGAACTACAGCCCGCACTCGGAGCAGTGCGGCGCATGCGAGCGCTCCGGCGGATGGTGCGGCTACCGGCACAACCAGACGCACGGCGGGGTGGGGTTCGCCTGCTTCTGCGACGGCGGGCCCACGGCGGATCAGTGCG GTTCGAACAAGAAAAAGAATGTCACTATAGCAG GTGTGGTGGTCGGTGTCGGAGGTGCATTGCTTGTTGCTGCTGTCATGGTCTTTCTGTTCATTCGCAAGAGAAGGCAGAGGAAGGTGGTGAACTCGTCTTCGAAGCTCCTCAAGTACAGGTACAGCGGCTCGGGCGGGACCCCGACGCGCTCCAGGGGCGGCGACATGGAGTCCGGCAGCTCCCAGGACATGGGCAACCGGTTCAGCTACGAGGAGCTCGAGGAGGCCACCGATTCCTTCAACGAGAACAgagagctcggcgacggcggcttCGGCACCGTCTACAAAG GTTACCTTGGGGACGGGCGGGTGGTGGCGGTGAAGCGGCTGTACAACAACAGCTACCGGCGCGTGGAGCAGTTCGTGAACGAGGCGGCGATCCTGGCCCGGCTGCGGCACCCGAACCTGGTCATGTTCTACGGGTGCACCTCCAAGGAGAGCCGCGAGCTGCTCCTGGTCTACGAGTTCGTCCAGAACGGCACGGTGGCCGACCACCTGCACGGGCCCCGCGCGGCGGAGCGCGCCCTGCCGTGGCCGCTCCGGCTCAGCATCGCCGTGGAGTCCGCGGCGGCGCTGACCTACCTCCACGCCATCGAGCCGCCCATCGTGCACCGCGACGTCAAGACCAACAACATCCTCCTCGACACCGACTTCCACGTCAAGGTCGCCGACTTCGGCCTCTCCCGCCTCTTCCCGCTCGACGCCACCCACGTCTCCACCGCCCCCCAGGGCACCCCAGG GTACGTGGACCCGGAGTACCACCAGTGCTACCAGCTGACGGACAAgagcgacgtgtacagcttcggcgtgGTGCTGGTGGAGCTCATCTCGTCCAAGCCCGCCGTGGACATCACCCGGCAGAGGAACGAGATCAACCTGGCCGGCATGGCCATCAGCAAGATCCAGaagtgccggctggaggagctggtggACGTGGAGCTCGGCTACGAGTCGGACCCGGCGGCGAGGAAGATGATGACCATGGTGGCGGAGCTGGCGTTCCGGTGCCTGCAGCAGAACGGCGAGATGCGCCCGCCGATCAGGGAGGTGCTGGACGTGCTCAGGGCCATCCAGGATGACTGCCTGGGTCACAAAGACGGTGGAGGCAAAGGCAAGAAGGACTTCGCCGAGCCCTTCTCTCCCAACACGGTGCACGCTCCCTGGGACAGCAGGAACACCACCCCTAACACCAGCCAGTAG
- the LOC123061830 gene encoding uncharacterized protein isoform X6, with translation MPALLLLLLAVLLLFAAANGYPPTCGNATCGGLTIAYPFWLNSSSASNCGYRGLGLACEGNTTLILPAQSHHRYRVSGIDYDTHSVFLVDDVEAEALNTASCPHLHFNFTIDAGSALQLTQSDSNITFFYNCKRNASWPSAVELTGCPDYNGSSYAFAGDGYTDEASEYGCEAAVVAPVLDAHKKAMMEAPPAARYVEVLKGGFELNYSPHSEQCGACERSGGWCGYRHNQTHGGVGFACFCDGGPTADQCGSNKKKNVTIAVVNMIFIKKIRCGGRCRRCIACCCCHGLSVHSQEKAEEGGELVFEAPQVQVQRLGRDPDALQGRRHGVRQLPGHGQPVQLRGARGGHRFLQREQRARRRRLRHRLQRLPWGRAGGGGEAAVQQQLPARGAVRERGGDPGPAAAPEPGHVLRVHLQGEPRAAPGLRVRPERHGGRPPARAPRGGARPAVAAPAQHRRGVRGGADLPPRHRAAHRAPRRQDQQHPPRHRLPRQGRRLRPLPPLPARRHPRLHRPPGHPRVRGPGVPPVLPADGQERRVQLRRGAGGAHLVQARRGHHPAEERDQPGRHGHQQDPEVPAGGAGGRGARLRVGPGGEEDDDHGGGAGVPVPAAERRDAPADQGGAGRAQGHPG, from the exons ATGcctgccctcctcctcctcctcctcgccgtcctGCTCCTCTTCGCCGCGGCCAACGGGTACCCACCCACCTGCGGCAACGCCACCTGCGGCGGCCTGACCATCGCCTACCCGTTCTGGCTGAACTCCTCCTCGGCCTCCAACTGCGGCTACCGCGGCCTCGGCCTTGCCTGCGAGGGCAACACCACGCTGATCCTCCCCGCCCAGTCCCACCACCGGTACAGAGTCTCGGGCATCGACTACGACACGCACTCCGTCTTCCTCGTCGACGACGTCGAGGCCGAAGCCCTCAACACGGCCAGCTGCCCGCACCTCCACTTCAACTTCACCATCGACGCCGGCTCGGCGCTGCAGCTCACGCAGTCGGACTCCAACATCACCTTCTTCTACAACTGCAAGAGGAACGCCTCATGGCCCTCTGCCGTGGAACTGACCGGCTGTCCCGACTACAACGGGAGTTCGTACGCGTTCGCGGGCGATGGCTACACGGACGAAGCGAGCGAGTACGGGtgcgaggcggcggtggtggcgccgGTGCTGGACGCTCATAAGAAGGCCATGATGGAGGCGCCTCCTGCGGCAAGATACGTCGAGGTGCTCAAGGGCGGGTTCGAGCTGAACTACAGCCCGCACTCGGAGCAGTGCGGCGCATGCGAGCGCTCCGGCGGATGGTGCGGCTACCGGCACAACCAGACGCACGGCGGGGTGGGGTTCGCCTGCTTCTGCGACGGCGGGCCCACGGCGGATCAGTGCG GTTCGAACAAGAAAAAGAATGTCACTATAGCAG TGGTTAATATGATCTTCATAAAAAAAATCAGGTGTGGTGGTCGGTGTCGGAGGTGCATTGCTTGTTGCTGCTGTCATGGTCTTTCTGTTCATTCGCAAGAGAAGGCAGAGGAAGGTGGTGAACTCGTCTTCGAAGCTCCTCAAGTACAGGTACAGCGGCTCGGGCGGGACCCCGACGCGCTCCAGGGGCGGCGACATGGAGTCCGGCAGCTCCCAGGACATGGGCAACCGGTTCAGCTACGAGGAGCTCGAGGAGGCCACCGATTCCTTCAACGAGAACAgagagctcggcgacggcggcttCGGCACCGTCTACAAAG GTTACCTTGGGGACGGGCGGGTGGTGGCGGTGAAGCGGCTGTACAACAACAGCTACCGGCGCGTGGAGCAGTTCGTGAACGAGGCGGCGATCCTGGCCCGGCTGCGGCACCCGAACCTGGTCATGTTCTACGGGTGCACCTCCAAGGAGAGCCGCGAGCTGCTCCTGGTCTACGAGTTCGTCCAGAACGGCACGGTGGCCGACCACCTGCACGGGCCCCGCGCGGCGGAGCGCGCCCTGCCGTGGCCGCTCCGGCTCAGCATCGCCGTGGAGTCCGCGGCGGCGCTGACCTACCTCCACGCCATCGAGCCGCCCATCGTGCACCGCGACGTCAAGACCAACAACATCCTCCTCGACACCGACTTCCACGTCAAGGTCGCCGACTTCGGCCTCTCCCGCCTCTTCCCGCTCGACGCCACCCACGTCTCCACCGCCCCCCAGGGCACCCCAGG GTACGTGGACCCGGAGTACCACCAGTGCTACCAGCTGACGGACAAgagcgacgtgtacagcttcggcgtgGTGCTGGTGGAGCTCATCTCGTCCAAGCCCGCCGTGGACATCACCCGGCAGAGGAACGAGATCAACCTGGCCGGCATGGCCATCAGCAAGATCCAGaagtgccggctggaggagctggtggACGTGGAGCTCGGCTACGAGTCGGACCCGGCGGCGAGGAAGATGATGACCATGGTGGCGGAGCTGGCGTTCCGGTGCCTGCAGCAGAACGGCGAGATGCGCCCGCCGATCAGGGAGGTGCTGGACGTGCTCAGGGCCATCCAGGATGA